A window from uncultured Desulfobacter sp. encodes these proteins:
- a CDS encoding HD domain-containing protein, which produces MSVDVEQKMLEMAQAKKTFLIKYERTKQLFSDLVKNQRGLLSKGAPKNGEEENKAPDKINIKESVHAIDETMKMLSETDRLILNSTKNYFSTDDYLFQHSLGVCYIGTIVLQRFNELFSQYIKNMLTAKFKENLKHSKQEEMAPFFYYPPEAVRTISMGYLIHDMGKIMISDSLLNKKSGLSKNELKEMQKHVGEYGTYFLKTNGIYDVYVGNIIKYHHAAIYLNEKNAYPVYQSSSDLPPYVKICKLADIYSAMTLKRSYGEALNPTKVVNTIFRDYSGRDPILQLIIYAFVKEIGTCPEGSILTLTNGQFVYVIDSKGPEVIIFTDKTGHTIEQPGTMINLSSPDSKNHNLFIDNQHLPKTPVEMFNRLPGYLRTFHSE; this is translated from the coding sequence ATGTCCGTTGACGTTGAACAGAAGATGCTTGAAATGGCCCAAGCAAAAAAAACGTTTTTGATAAAATACGAAAGGACGAAACAACTGTTCAGCGATCTAGTTAAAAACCAGAGAGGGCTATTATCCAAAGGCGCACCCAAAAATGGAGAGGAGGAGAACAAAGCCCCGGACAAAATTAATATCAAAGAGAGTGTTCATGCCATAGATGAAACCATGAAAATGCTCTCTGAAACAGATCGGCTGATCCTGAACAGCACGAAAAATTACTTTTCCACAGATGACTATCTTTTTCAACACTCATTGGGCGTCTGCTATATCGGCACCATTGTATTGCAGCGATTCAACGAGCTTTTTTCCCAGTATATCAAAAATATGCTCACAGCCAAATTCAAAGAAAATCTGAAACACAGTAAACAAGAGGAGATGGCCCCCTTTTTTTACTATCCCCCGGAAGCCGTGCGCACCATCTCCATGGGATATCTCATCCACGATATGGGCAAAATAATGATCTCTGATTCCCTGTTGAACAAAAAAAGCGGCTTGAGTAAAAATGAGCTTAAAGAAATGCAAAAGCATGTCGGGGAATACGGCACCTATTTTTTGAAAACCAATGGTATTTACGACGTCTATGTGGGAAATATTATCAAATATCACCACGCAGCAATCTATCTCAACGAAAAAAATGCCTATCCTGTTTATCAATCTTCTTCAGATCTGCCGCCCTACGTCAAAATTTGCAAATTAGCCGACATTTACAGTGCCATGACGTTGAAACGAAGCTACGGCGAAGCATTGAATCCCACCAAGGTGGTCAATACGATTTTCCGGGATTATTCGGGACGAGACCCTATTTTGCAGCTTATTATCTATGCATTTGTCAAAGAAATCGGCACCTGTCCCGAAGGAAGCATCCTGACCCTGACAAACGGGCAATTTGTCTATGTCATAGACAGTAAAGGGCCAGAGGTCATCATATTCACTGACAAGACTGGTCATACGATTGAACAACCAGGAACAATGATTAATCTTTCCAGCCCAGACAGCAAAAATCACAACCTGTTTATTGACAATCAGCATCTTCCCAAAACGCCGGTGGAAATGTTCAACCGGCTTCCCGGATACCTCAGGACATTTCATTCGGAATAA
- a CDS encoding ABC transporter ATP-binding protein: MNTLLKLQTYMGGRKAFLPGALALSAMSSLMGMLPFIFIWLIAGELFKSKADVSRELIDTYAWYAMGTAVGGVCLYFLALMLSHLAAFRAETNMRRQAMQKIVQLPLGFFDTTTSGRIRKIIDDNASITHTFIAHQMPDLAGSILMPIASLVLIFVFDFRLGLSCLFPILAALVIMGSMMGKRGRHFMKRYMDALEEMNTEAVEYVRGIPVVKVFQQTVFSFKNFYDSITRYKEMVYQFTMMWEKPMSAYTVIIHGFVYVLVPVSILLIGNSGNLAGVLLDLIFFILITPVFAQSIMKNMYMNQAMGQAAEAVKRIEILTCAHPLAAAPNPTSMKGHGISFKGVSFTYPGSRQKAIDNISFTIPEGKSYALVGASGSGKTTIARLVPRFWDADSGQVAIGGTNVKEIAPEELMQHISFVFQNTRLFKTTLLENICYGNPHATDQAVEHAVNLAQCREIIGKLPQGLKTRIGSQGTFLSGGEQQRIALARAILKDAPIIVLDEATAFSDPENEHLIQKALEELTKGKTVLTIAHRLTSVVNADSILVIGAGKIIEQGSHHELIHSQGVYAGMWHEYQRSIQWTIGKDRQHA, encoded by the coding sequence ATGAACACATTATTAAAACTGCAAACGTATATGGGCGGCAGAAAAGCCTTTCTGCCCGGTGCATTGGCCTTATCGGCGATGAGTTCGCTCATGGGCATGCTGCCCTTTATTTTTATCTGGTTAATTGCCGGAGAACTGTTCAAATCCAAGGCAGACGTGTCCCGGGAACTGATAGACACCTATGCCTGGTATGCCATGGGAACGGCCGTGGGTGGCGTTTGCCTCTATTTTCTGGCCCTCATGTTGTCACATCTTGCCGCATTTCGGGCAGAAACCAACATGCGCAGGCAGGCCATGCAAAAAATAGTTCAACTGCCGCTTGGATTCTTCGATACCACTACCAGTGGGCGTATCCGGAAAATTATTGATGACAATGCCAGCATTACCCACACATTCATAGCTCATCAGATGCCGGATCTGGCGGGCAGTATCCTGATGCCCATCGCATCATTGGTTCTTATCTTTGTTTTTGACTTCCGGCTTGGCCTGTCCTGTCTTTTCCCCATCCTGGCGGCCCTGGTTATCATGGGCTCAATGATGGGAAAACGGGGGCGTCATTTTATGAAAAGATACATGGACGCTTTAGAAGAGATGAACACCGAAGCGGTCGAGTATGTCCGGGGCATACCCGTTGTCAAAGTGTTTCAGCAGACGGTGTTCTCGTTCAAAAACTTTTACGACAGCATCACCCGTTATAAAGAGATGGTGTATCAATTCACGATGATGTGGGAAAAACCCATGTCAGCGTATACGGTCATTATTCATGGCTTCGTATATGTCCTTGTCCCGGTGTCCATTTTATTGATCGGAAATTCGGGGAACCTTGCCGGTGTATTGCTCGACCTGATTTTTTTCATTCTGATCACCCCGGTATTTGCCCAAAGTATCATGAAAAATATGTACATGAACCAGGCCATGGGCCAGGCGGCCGAAGCCGTCAAGCGCATAGAAATCTTAACCTGCGCCCATCCCCTGGCTGCCGCCCCCAACCCCACATCCATGAAAGGCCATGGCATCTCTTTCAAAGGGGTATCGTTCACCTACCCGGGCTCCCGGCAAAAGGCAATTGACAATATCAGTTTCACCATTCCCGAAGGCAAAAGCTATGCATTGGTGGGTGCCTCGGGAAGCGGGAAAACAACCATTGCACGCCTTGTTCCCCGTTTCTGGGATGCCGATTCGGGGCAGGTTGCCATCGGGGGCACCAATGTCAAGGAGATTGCCCCCGAAGAACTGATGCAGCACATTTCCTTTGTTTTCCAGAATACCCGGCTGTTTAAAACCACCCTATTGGAAAACATCTGCTATGGAAATCCCCATGCAACCGACCAGGCCGTTGAGCATGCAGTCAATCTGGCGCAATGCCGGGAAATCATAGGCAAACTGCCCCAGGGGCTGAAAACGCGAATAGGCAGCCAGGGCACGTTTCTTTCAGGCGGTGAACAACAGCGGATTGCCCTGGCAAGGGCCATTTTAAAGGATGCACCCATCATTGTATTGGATGAGGCAACGGCGTTCAGCGACCCTGAAAACGAACATTTGATACAAAAGGCTCTGGAAGAACTGACCAAGGGCAAAACCGTACTGACCATTGCGCACCGGCTGACCAGTGTTGTGAATGCGGATTCTATTTTGGTGATTGGCGCCGGAAAAATCATAGAACAAGGCAGCCATCATGAATTGATCCACAGTCAGGGGGTTTACGCCGGGATGTGGCATGAATACCAACGCTCAATTCAATGGACCATCGGAAAGGACAGACAACATGCTTAG
- a CDS encoding ABC transporter ATP-binding protein, translating to MLSILQKRLALSPKGAKAFLKGTFFTTLLNITLMLPAVFVFSFLDDYLNHWIDPSNPIGTGMGYYIVLGICFMLITWVIARFQYRSTYTTIYEESADRRIQLAEKLRKLPLAFFGTKDLSDLTATIMSDNTDLEHTFSHAVPQLFASVISVFLIALGLFFYHWQLSLALFWVVPTAGAVVLISKKFQHKIHKRVYEKKRHISECIQEGLETIQEIKSYNNEEKYLDALDQKLSDYQKEMIRGELMIGVMVNGAQGLLKLGQASVIIVGARLLSAGSVDLFTYLMFLIVASRIYDPINDVFNNLAALFYLDIRINRMNELAALPVQTGQTAFQPDHFDIVFDKVNFAYEENKQVINNVSFTARQGEITALVGPSGGGKSTAAKLAARFWDVDSGQILLGGRNISEIEPETLLQNYSVVFQDVVLFNTTIMDNIRIGRRNASDDEVMHVAKLAQCDEFVRKMPYGYHTVIGENGQTLSGGERQRISIARALLKDAPIVLLDEATASLDVENETKIQAGISELIKNKTVLIIAHRMRTVANADKIVVLENGEVIESGTPNAVKLHNEMFAQMVARQMVAV from the coding sequence ATGCTTAGCATATTGCAAAAACGTTTGGCCCTGTCCCCCAAAGGGGCCAAGGCGTTCCTCAAGGGAACATTTTTTACCACCCTGCTCAACATCACGCTCATGCTGCCGGCCGTATTTGTTTTTTCATTTTTAGACGACTACCTGAATCACTGGATTGATCCATCAAACCCCATCGGGACGGGAATGGGATATTATATCGTGCTGGGTATATGCTTCATGCTCATCACCTGGGTCATCGCCCGGTTTCAATACCGCAGTACCTATACCACCATATACGAAGAGAGCGCCGACCGCCGGATTCAACTGGCCGAAAAGCTGCGCAAATTACCCCTGGCGTTTTTTGGAACAAAAGACCTTTCCGATCTCACCGCAACCATTATGTCTGACAACACGGATCTGGAACATACCTTTTCCCATGCCGTTCCCCAGCTGTTTGCCTCTGTCATCAGTGTCTTTTTGATAGCCCTTGGCCTGTTCTTTTATCATTGGCAATTGTCCCTGGCGCTGTTCTGGGTGGTGCCGACGGCCGGGGCGGTGGTTCTTATATCAAAAAAATTTCAGCATAAAATCCACAAACGGGTTTATGAGAAAAAACGTCATATCAGTGAATGCATTCAGGAGGGGCTGGAGACGATCCAGGAGATAAAATCCTATAACAATGAAGAAAAATACCTTGATGCATTGGACCAAAAACTATCCGATTACCAGAAAGAAATGATCCGTGGAGAATTAATGATCGGGGTGATGGTAAACGGAGCCCAGGGCTTGTTAAAACTGGGTCAGGCAAGTGTCATCATCGTCGGGGCCCGTTTATTGTCAGCCGGCAGCGTTGACCTGTTTACCTACTTGATGTTCCTGATCGTTGCATCCCGTATTTACGACCCCATCAACGACGTGTTCAATAACCTGGCGGCCCTGTTCTATCTGGATATCCGGATTAACCGCATGAACGAATTGGCGGCATTGCCCGTTCAAACGGGTCAAACCGCATTTCAACCCGACCATTTCGACATTGTTTTCGACAAGGTAAATTTTGCCTACGAAGAGAATAAACAGGTCATTAACAATGTCTCTTTTACAGCCAGGCAGGGCGAAATCACCGCCTTGGTGGGGCCTTCGGGGGGCGGCAAAAGCACCGCGGCAAAACTGGCCGCTCGTTTCTGGGATGTTGATTCAGGCCAAATCCTGTTGGGCGGCCGGAACATCAGCGAAATAGAACCCGAAACGCTGCTGCAAAATTACTCAGTGGTATTTCAGGATGTGGTGCTGTTTAATACCACCATCATGGACAATATCCGCATTGGACGGCGCAATGCCAGCGATGACGAGGTCATGCACGTGGCCAAACTGGCACAGTGTGATGAATTCGTGCGCAAAATGCCCTACGGGTATCACACCGTGATCGGAGAAAACGGCCAGACCCTTTCCGGGGGAGAAAGACAGCGGATCTCCATTGCCCGGGCCCTGCTCAAGGATGCACCCATCGTGCTGCTGGATGAAGCCACCGCCTCCCTTGATGTGGAAAATGAAACGAAAATCCAGGCAGGTATTTCAGAACTCATAAAAAATAAGACCGTCCTGATCATTGCCCACCGCATGCGCACCGTGGCCAATGCCGATAAAATCGTTGTCCTGGAAAACGGCGAGGTGATCGAAAGCGGCACGCCCAATGCAGTAAAACTGCACAATGAGATGTTTGCCCAAATGGTTGCAAGACAGATGGTAGCGGTATAA
- a CDS encoding twin-arginine translocase TatA/TatE family subunit — MLGGIGIPELAIVLVIILVVFGAGKLPEIGGGMGNAIRNFKKSVHEEEDPEDPRNVKQH; from the coding sequence ATGCTAGGTGGAATTGGTATTCCGGAACTTGCGATTGTTCTGGTCATTATCCTGGTTGTTTTCGGTGCTGGAAAGCTTCCCGAAATCGGCGGGGGGATGGGCAACGCCATCCGTAATTTTAAAAAATCTGTCCATGAAGAGGAAGACCCCGAAGATCCAAGGAACGTTAAACAACATTAA
- a CDS encoding PEP-CTERM sorting domain-containing protein (PEP-CTERM proteins occur, often in large numbers, in the proteomes of bacteria that also encode an exosortase, a predicted intramembrane cysteine proteinase. The presence of a PEP-CTERM domain at a protein's C-terminus predicts cleavage within the sorting domain, followed by covalent anchoring to some some component of the (usually Gram-negative) cell surface. Many PEP-CTERM proteins exhibit an unusual sequence composition that includes large numbers of potential glycosylation sites. Expression of one such protein has been shown restore the ability of a bacterium to form floc, a type of biofilm.) yields MKNILLMVGILLGLVLFVLPASAAVITFDGLSGEIGSSYTESGFTLTADDDSVFYSIVETDVEAGYSYTGSETLMNNYATATTLTSTNGSLFNLTSIDLAEAFNGDALYATSITFDAVYSDGSTYSFTLTTDGNEGAETFTFGAELTNLASLSFGDYEYVQFDNVTASAVPVPSSILLLVAGTGVLVGIRRKFA; encoded by the coding sequence ATGAAAAATATTCTTTTAATGGTGGGCATACTTTTGGGCCTGGTTTTATTCGTACTGCCGGCAAGCGCTGCGGTTATAACTTTTGATGGGCTTTCCGGCGAAATTGGAAGTTCTTACACCGAATCCGGATTTACCTTGACCGCAGACGACGATAGCGTATTTTATTCAATTGTTGAAACAGATGTTGAAGCCGGTTATTCCTATACGGGTTCCGAGACACTGATGAACAATTATGCGACCGCCACAACACTGACATCGACAAACGGTTCTCTCTTTAACCTGACATCCATTGATCTGGCAGAGGCTTTTAATGGCGACGCTCTATATGCCACCTCCATTACCTTTGATGCCGTTTACAGCGATGGGTCCACTTATTCCTTTACTCTGACAACAGATGGAAATGAAGGCGCAGAAACCTTTACGTTCGGTGCTGAACTGACAAATCTTGCTTCCCTCTCTTTCGGTGATTACGAATATGTCCAGTTTGATAATGTAACTGCCAGTGCTGTGCCTGTTCCTTCTTCAATTCTCCTGCTGGTTGCAGGAACCGGTGTTTTGGTCGGTATCAGAAGAAAATTTGCATAG
- a CDS encoding metallophosphoesterase — protein sequence MKKAMDRRQFLKYSGAGLAGLGLSTLNVPFFRLGKASAAISSNAWCFGVMSDTQWKPDDEASGGENTCATGIIDALNQQFIEHNCKFVIQVGDLVDKDRADTPGVHNLVTREAHCQALYDAGIGFYPLRGNHEPSQTAAEQFVQLWPQTQGVGGNVNGATNFVQSDIEGLKGLSYSFDYENVRCVMIDQFTRLDGTGTSQSDNAVDQVTWVDDMVSSRPDDYHAFVLAHKNLIGGNHKDNLFGGDLTANADSRDEFIASLDTNNVGCYISGHDHMHHRSLVSDSSGDYKFQQLITSSNSYKFYTPKSGDDGRETMLQEELYTIGYYIFTVDGPRVTVDFYSSSTGEDYASVSLRSYSEYPFYLRERFGYSLNGSRFEIAQGASYTAIFDGYNDTTAKILSGSNSNDETDYVGRDLTKTVNTGWVDGDLVDDAASDVFTLWGLVDNLSLYDEELTGNLPEEDESQVTDTYTLSISYNPRKIRASNLLRGGFCIAARDEDDNWVNAVDLNDGGTKTFKRGPWKSGYELGTYGVDPGTKTVWAVLNHESDFVAKLV from the coding sequence ATGAAAAAGGCCATGGATAGAAGACAATTTTTAAAATACAGCGGTGCAGGGTTGGCAGGTCTTGGCCTGTCTACACTTAATGTACCTTTTTTCCGTCTGGGTAAAGCGTCTGCTGCCATTTCCAGTAATGCCTGGTGTTTTGGTGTGATGTCCGATACCCAATGGAAACCCGATGATGAAGCATCCGGGGGAGAAAATACCTGTGCCACAGGCATCATTGATGCCCTGAACCAGCAGTTCATCGAACATAACTGCAAGTTTGTCATTCAGGTCGGGGATTTGGTGGACAAGGATCGTGCTGACACACCCGGTGTTCACAATCTGGTCACCCGTGAAGCACACTGCCAGGCCCTTTACGACGCGGGTATCGGATTTTATCCGCTGCGCGGCAACCATGAACCCAGCCAGACCGCGGCTGAACAGTTTGTGCAACTTTGGCCCCAGACCCAGGGCGTCGGCGGCAATGTAAACGGGGCAACCAATTTCGTTCAGTCCGATATTGAGGGGCTTAAAGGCCTGAGCTATTCTTTTGACTATGAAAATGTCCGCTGCGTCATGATCGACCAGTTCACCCGTTTGGACGGAACAGGCACAAGCCAGTCAGACAACGCGGTGGATCAGGTGACATGGGTGGATGATATGGTGAGCTCAAGACCTGATGACTACCACGCATTTGTGCTGGCACACAAAAATCTCATTGGCGGCAACCATAAAGACAACTTGTTTGGTGGCGATCTGACCGCCAATGCCGATTCAAGGGACGAATTTATTGCAAGTCTGGATACCAACAATGTGGGGTGCTACATCAGTGGGCATGATCACATGCACCATAGGTCCCTGGTGTCAGACAGCAGCGGAGACTACAAGTTTCAGCAGCTGATCACCTCTTCCAACTCCTACAAGTTTTACACCCCAAAATCCGGTGATGACGGCCGGGAAACCATGCTCCAGGAGGAGCTGTATACCATCGGGTATTACATTTTTACTGTGGATGGCCCCCGGGTGACTGTTGATTTCTACTCTTCAAGTACGGGTGAGGATTACGCATCGGTCAGCCTGCGCAGTTACTCTGAATACCCCTTTTATCTGAGGGAACGTTTTGGTTACAGCCTGAACGGATCACGGTTTGAAATTGCCCAGGGTGCAAGCTATACCGCCATTTTTGACGGGTATAACGATACCACGGCAAAAATTCTCAGCGGGAGCAACAGCAATGATGAAACAGACTATGTGGGCCGTGACCTGACCAAGACAGTCAACACTGGGTGGGTGGACGGAGACTTGGTGGACGATGCCGCCTCCGATGTTTTCACCCTTTGGGGACTTGTTGACAACCTCAGTCTTTATGATGAAGAACTGACTGGAAACCTGCCTGAGGAAGATGAAAGCCAGGTGACTGACACCTACACCCTTTCCATTTCCTACAATCCCAGAAAAATACGGGCATCCAATCTTCTGAGAGGCGGCTTCTGCATTGCCGCCAGAGATGAAGACGATAACTGGGTCAATGCCGTAGACCTTAATGACGGCGGTACCAAAACCTTTAAAAGAGGTCCCTGGAAATCCGGTTATGAGCTGGGTACCTATGGTGTCGATCCCGGCACCAAAACAGTCTGGGCTGTTCTGAACCATGAAAGTGATTTTGTGGCCAAACTTGTTTGA
- a CDS encoding TonB-dependent receptor, giving the protein MCRKKILLFLCCIYVGFPFPACPLQAEEEGDKAVIKMESITVTANKIEEDIQKVPQSITVMDEFLLEDKGISDVPDLIKEVPNMTVTESASGNAVSFRGLNNSMFTNNNPVVIYIDGVPIISRYGFDASLANVERVEVLRGPQGALYGKDAIGGVINIVTKMPENQWHGMIGAEYGSYNYMQGIFNMNGSLIADTLYMGINGKYEQDDGWIDNTNDQSSSDGNEFDKQQLSGYLLFTPTDRFSARLTLSVDNQSMSWINGYALPAGTDISAFNRDDAEEVNYDMPTVNDIDCFSQSLYLSYAFDAVTFTSTTTHKKRDIQGDYDADYLAGNNYDGLIMYDYSETENYTQELRLSSNNESGTRWVAGLYLDSENHKQGPYGMQYPYYDNSGTFYGNFDFNAESDTDSTTYAVFGQAMVPLGTRFELTLGGRYQHIDKEIDLDMYYLPVGTSGAPYFSFSGDKTWDVFLPKAALSYRLNDNWHTYVSYSQGYMPGGFNYFASSGTTEDNSFDSQTSSNYELGIKGSVNRFRLAATLFYMDIEDVHVYKSDGVNYYTDNADSGHSQGLELELVYKLTDTIELTGSLGLIEAEYDTYDAGNGISFDGQDIENTPSYTATAGVSYAHPSGLYGRVDMRAVGETAFYADSEKNFVKEDAYITFNAKLGYRTGDWDFYVYGKNLTDEEYIVSYNSNSSKSRAEFGDPLTVGLGIRYHF; this is encoded by the coding sequence ATGTGTCGAAAAAAAATTTTGCTGTTTCTCTGTTGCATCTATGTTGGTTTCCCCTTCCCGGCTTGCCCGTTGCAGGCTGAAGAGGAGGGCGATAAGGCCGTAATTAAAATGGAAAGCATTACGGTCACTGCCAATAAAATCGAAGAAGATATCCAGAAAGTTCCCCAAAGTATTACCGTTATGGATGAGTTTCTTCTAGAGGACAAGGGCATTTCCGATGTGCCTGACCTTATTAAAGAAGTTCCCAACATGACCGTTACGGAAAGTGCCAGTGGAAACGCAGTGAGTTTTCGCGGGCTGAATAACTCCATGTTCACCAACAACAATCCGGTGGTTATTTATATTGACGGGGTTCCCATCATAAGCAGGTATGGTTTTGACGCCTCCCTGGCCAATGTGGAGCGAGTTGAGGTGCTGCGCGGCCCCCAGGGGGCACTCTATGGGAAGGATGCCATTGGCGGGGTCATCAACATCGTCACCAAAATGCCGGAGAATCAATGGCATGGTATGATTGGTGCGGAATACGGCAGTTACAATTATATGCAGGGCATATTTAATATGAATGGTTCTCTGATTGCTGACACCTTGTATATGGGCATCAACGGCAAATACGAGCAGGATGACGGGTGGATTGACAATACCAATGACCAATCAAGTTCGGATGGGAATGAGTTTGATAAGCAGCAATTGAGCGGCTACCTCTTATTCACCCCAACCGACAGGTTTTCAGCAAGACTGACCCTTTCCGTGGACAACCAAAGCATGTCATGGATCAATGGTTATGCATTGCCTGCCGGAACGGATATCAGTGCATTTAACAGGGATGATGCCGAAGAAGTAAACTATGATATGCCCACCGTAAATGATATCGATTGTTTTTCACAAAGCCTGTATTTGAGCTATGCATTTGACGCAGTCACCTTTACGTCTACCACAACACACAAAAAACGGGATATCCAAGGGGATTACGATGCGGATTACCTGGCCGGCAACAATTACGACGGGCTGATCATGTATGACTATAGTGAAACCGAAAACTACACCCAGGAATTGCGCCTTTCAAGTAACAATGAGAGCGGCACCCGCTGGGTAGCCGGTCTTTACCTCGATTCAGAAAATCATAAACAGGGTCCTTATGGTATGCAATATCCTTATTATGACAATTCAGGAACCTTTTATGGAAATTTTGATTTTAATGCCGAGTCGGATACCGACAGTACCACCTATGCGGTATTTGGCCAGGCAATGGTACCTCTGGGAACGCGATTTGAACTGACCCTTGGCGGCCGTTATCAACATATTGATAAAGAGATTGATCTGGATATGTATTATCTGCCGGTGGGAACCAGCGGGGCACCCTATTTTTCCTTCTCCGGAGACAAAACGTGGGATGTCTTTTTACCCAAGGCAGCGCTTTCTTATCGTCTAAACGATAACTGGCATACCTATGTCTCGTATTCCCAGGGGTACATGCCCGGCGGGTTTAACTACTTTGCATCTTCCGGCACGACCGAGGATAATTCCTTTGACTCCCAAACATCATCAAATTACGAATTGGGGATCAAGGGGAGTGTCAACAGATTTAGATTGGCAGCAACGTTGTTTTACATGGATATTGAAGATGTCCATGTCTACAAGTCAGATGGGGTCAATTACTATACAGACAATGCTGATAGCGGCCATTCTCAGGGTCTTGAACTGGAACTTGTCTACAAACTCACTGATACCATTGAACTGACCGGTTCACTGGGGCTTATAGAGGCAGAGTACGATACATATGATGCAGGAAACGGCATATCCTTTGACGGACAGGATATTGAAAACACCCCTTCCTACACGGCGACAGCCGGTGTTTCTTATGCACATCCAAGTGGGCTATACGGGCGCGTTGATATGAGGGCGGTTGGTGAAACCGCTTTTTATGCCGACTCTGAAAAAAATTTTGTCAAAGAAGACGCCTATATCACGTTTAATGCAAAACTCGGATATAGAACAGGCGACTGGGATTTTTATGTATATGGAAAAAATTTAACTGATGAGGAATATATCGTCAGTTACAATTCAAATTCTTCAAAGTCAAGGGCCGAGTTCGGCGATCCATTAACCGTCGGCCTTGGCATCCGCTATCATTTTTAA